In the Piscinibacter sp. XHJ-5 genome, one interval contains:
- a CDS encoding TRAP transporter substrate-binding protein: MTSRKTLAAVAAVAAIAAGGAQAQFQERTFRVSNGVSKEHPMGNGLAKMGACTLQKSGNKMKIQPYWDGSLGNDLTATQQVRTGSLEMVLTSTAPLTSIIPALGVFDLPFLFNNEKEADQVLDGKVGEWFSAKLPAVGAVNLAWWENGFRHTTNSKRPITRLEDFDGVKMRVMQNNIFLDTFKTLGSNAVPMAFSEVYSALETKTVDGQENPFNNIENMKFYEVQKYLTLTKHAYSPTLVLFSKKTWDTLSPQEQATLKECAVVGREEQRRVNREQADKSVANLRSKGMQVNEIAPAEMQRIREKSKVIYERHGKAIGEEAMNLVFDDLKRIRGQ; the protein is encoded by the coding sequence ATGACCTCTCGCAAGACCCTCGCGGCCGTCGCCGCAGTTGCCGCCATCGCCGCCGGCGGTGCCCAGGCCCAGTTCCAGGAGCGCACCTTCCGCGTCTCCAACGGCGTCAGCAAGGAGCACCCGATGGGCAACGGGCTGGCCAAGATGGGCGCGTGCACGCTGCAGAAGTCGGGCAACAAGATGAAGATCCAGCCGTACTGGGACGGCTCGCTGGGCAACGACCTCACCGCCACGCAGCAGGTGCGCACCGGCTCGCTGGAGATGGTGCTCACCTCCACCGCCCCGCTCACCAGCATCATCCCGGCGCTGGGCGTGTTCGACCTGCCGTTCCTGTTCAACAACGAGAAGGAAGCCGACCAGGTGCTCGACGGCAAGGTCGGCGAATGGTTCTCGGCCAAGCTGCCCGCCGTGGGCGCCGTCAACCTGGCGTGGTGGGAGAACGGCTTTCGACACACCACCAACTCGAAGCGTCCGATCACCCGGCTGGAGGACTTCGACGGCGTGAAGATGCGCGTGATGCAGAACAACATCTTCCTCGACACCTTCAAGACGCTGGGCAGCAACGCGGTGCCGATGGCGTTCTCCGAGGTCTACTCGGCGCTCGAGACCAAGACCGTCGACGGCCAGGAGAACCCGTTCAACAACATCGAGAACATGAAGTTCTACGAGGTGCAGAAGTACCTCACGCTCACCAAGCACGCCTACAGCCCGACGCTGGTGCTGTTCTCCAAGAAGACCTGGGACACGCTGTCGCCGCAGGAGCAGGCCACCCTGAAGGAGTGCGCCGTGGTGGGCCGCGAGGAGCAGCGCCGCGTCAATCGCGAGCAGGCCGACAAGAGCGTGGCCAACCTCAGGTCCAAGGGCATGCAGGTCAACGAGATCGCGCCGGCCGAGATGCAGCGCATCCGCGAGAAGTCGAAGGTCATCTACGAGCGCCACGGCAAGGCCATCGGCGAGGAGGCGATGAACCTGGTGTTCGACGACCTGAAGCGCATCCGGGGGCAGTGA
- a CDS encoding glucose 1-dehydrogenase, which translates to MTHELSAAGCVVAITGAGRGIGRGLALAFARHGARAVVVSDLDADAAAAVADEVRAAGADALALRADVTSAADCAELVDRTEQAWGRLDVMVCNAGIVTLRPLLDLDAETWDRTLHVNVTGTFLSLQAAARAMSGQPPLAAGRPRGKIITMASIAGRSGAGPIASVIAPYRASKAAVISLTQSAAITLAPHVTVNAMCPGLVETDMWARMDRDWTALQGIDQGQAWKQRVAAVPMGRPQQPDDVAGLALYLASPASDYMTGQAINIDGGLMMS; encoded by the coding sequence ATGACCCATGAGCTGTCCGCGGCCGGTTGCGTGGTGGCGATCACCGGCGCGGGCCGCGGCATCGGCCGCGGCCTGGCCCTGGCATTCGCCCGCCACGGTGCGCGCGCCGTGGTGGTGTCGGACCTCGATGCCGACGCCGCAGCCGCGGTGGCCGACGAAGTGCGCGCCGCCGGCGCCGACGCACTCGCCCTGCGTGCCGACGTGACCAGCGCCGCGGACTGCGCGGAGCTCGTCGACCGGACGGAGCAGGCCTGGGGCCGCCTCGACGTGATGGTGTGCAACGCGGGCATCGTCACGCTGCGCCCGCTGCTCGACCTGGACGCCGAAACCTGGGACCGCACGCTGCACGTCAACGTCACCGGCACCTTCCTCTCGCTGCAGGCCGCGGCGCGCGCGATGAGCGGGCAGCCGCCGCTGGCGGCGGGCCGGCCGCGCGGCAAGATCATCACGATGGCGTCGATCGCCGGACGCAGCGGGGCAGGGCCCATCGCGTCGGTGATCGCGCCGTACCGGGCGAGCAAGGCCGCGGTGATCAGCCTGACGCAATCGGCGGCGATCACGCTGGCCCCGCATGTCACCGTCAATGCGATGTGTCCCGGCCTGGTCGAGACCGACATGTGGGCGCGCATGGACCGTGACTGGACCGCGCTGCAAGGCATCGATCAAGGCCAGGCCTGGAAGCAGCGCGTGGCGGCGGTGCCGATGGGCCGGCCGCAGCAGCCCGACGACGTGGCGGGCCTCGCGCTGTACCTGGCGTCGCCCGCCTCCGACTACATGACCGGCCAGGCGATCAACATCGACGGCGGCCTGATGATGAGCTGA
- a CDS encoding isocitrate lyase/PEP mutase family protein — translation MTEHPALRLKRLLAAGPIVHAPGAFDALSARLVERAGFPAVYMTGFGATAARLGQPDIGLLTQTEMTTHARDMARAVGIPVIADADTGYGGPSNIERTVREHVQAGVAAIHLEDQVAPKRCGQMAGIRLIDARENMRRLQCAMRSRGDDALLLIARTDALPAAGIDEAVARALRYQDAGADLVFVDGIKTVAEVEAVARRVPGPKVVSIVDGTEAAALGCADLQQMGFSLLFHAVTALFCAARAVEQALAVLKAHGTPRALPQPGMSYAEFSQVVGLADHQRLDEAFGAPAS, via the coding sequence ATGACCGAGCACCCTGCCTTGCGCCTGAAGCGGCTCCTCGCCGCCGGCCCCATCGTCCACGCGCCGGGCGCCTTCGACGCGCTGTCCGCGCGGCTCGTCGAGCGCGCCGGGTTTCCGGCGGTGTACATGACCGGCTTCGGCGCCACCGCCGCACGGCTCGGCCAGCCCGACATCGGGCTGCTCACGCAGACCGAGATGACGACGCATGCGCGCGACATGGCGCGTGCGGTGGGCATCCCGGTGATCGCCGATGCCGACACCGGCTACGGCGGGCCCTCGAACATCGAGCGCACGGTGCGCGAGCACGTGCAGGCCGGCGTCGCGGCCATCCATCTCGAGGATCAGGTCGCGCCCAAGCGCTGCGGCCAGATGGCAGGCATCCGCCTGATCGATGCACGCGAGAACATGCGCCGCCTGCAATGCGCCATGCGCTCGCGCGGCGACGACGCGCTGCTGCTGATCGCGCGCACCGATGCGCTGCCGGCCGCGGGCATCGACGAAGCGGTCGCGCGTGCCTTGCGCTACCAGGATGCCGGGGCCGACCTCGTGTTCGTCGACGGCATCAAGACCGTGGCCGAGGTCGAGGCGGTGGCCCGCCGCGTGCCGGGCCCCAAGGTCGTCTCCATCGTCGACGGCACCGAGGCCGCTGCCCTGGGCTGCGCCGACCTGCAGCAGATGGGCTTCTCGCTCCTGTTCCACGCCGTGACCGCGCTGTTCTGCGCGGCGCGTGCCGTCGAGCAGGCACTGGCCGTACTCAAGGCGCACGGCACGCCGCGGGCGCTGCCGCAGCCCGGCATGAGTTACGCCGAGTTCTCGCAGGTCGTCGGCCTCGCCGACCACCAGCGGCTGGACGAGGCGTTCGGCGCCCCCGCTTCCTGA
- a CDS encoding dihydrodipicolinate synthase family protein: MTAPQAPFNGIWPALLTPLTESLDIDIDSFARHSRSLLDAGCTGITPFGTTGEGPSFSMAERRDAIDGLVARGVPAERILVSTSCAALPEVVALTRHALQLGAHGCLMLPPFFLKGVPDQGVIDAYRWVIDRVADARLRLYLYHIPQVSGVPLSHPVIATLKELYPDTIVGIKDSGCDRTASLALADAFIDRVMVYVGNEPDLPVLGARGSTGAVSGIANVMPRLVHRMVTRFDGPDAERDQQRVRAFLDILGGYGMTAAFKGIMAFLNDDPGWRRVRPPLVPLSDAEYQRLASQMKAFGADRNVD, encoded by the coding sequence GTGACCGCACCCCAAGCCCCCTTCAACGGCATCTGGCCCGCGCTGCTGACGCCGCTCACCGAATCACTGGACATCGACATCGATTCGTTCGCGCGCCATTCGAGGTCCCTGCTCGACGCCGGCTGCACCGGCATCACGCCATTCGGCACCACCGGCGAAGGCCCGTCGTTCTCGATGGCGGAACGCCGCGACGCCATCGACGGACTGGTGGCGCGCGGGGTGCCGGCCGAGCGCATCCTGGTGTCCACCAGCTGCGCCGCGCTGCCCGAGGTGGTGGCGCTCACGCGCCATGCGCTGCAGCTGGGCGCGCACGGCTGCCTGATGCTGCCGCCGTTCTTCCTCAAGGGCGTGCCCGACCAGGGCGTGATCGACGCGTATCGCTGGGTGATCGACCGCGTCGCGGACGCGCGACTTCGCCTCTACCTGTACCACATCCCCCAGGTCTCGGGCGTGCCCCTCAGCCACCCCGTCATCGCGACGCTGAAGGAGCTGTACCCCGACACCATCGTCGGCATCAAGGACAGCGGCTGCGACCGGACCGCCTCGCTGGCGCTGGCCGATGCCTTCATCGATCGCGTGATGGTCTACGTCGGCAACGAGCCCGACCTGCCGGTGCTGGGCGCGCGCGGCAGCACCGGCGCGGTGAGCGGCATCGCCAACGTGATGCCGCGCCTGGTTCACCGCATGGTCACGCGCTTCGACGGCCCCGACGCCGAGCGCGACCAGCAGCGCGTGCGCGCCTTCCTGGACATCCTGGGCGGCTATGGCATGACGGCCGCGTTCAAGGGCATCATGGCGTTCCTGAACGACGACCCCGGCTGGCGGCGCGTGCGCCCTCCGCTGGTCCCGCTGTCGGACGCCGAATACCAGCGCCTCGCCTCGCAGATGAAGGCCTTCGGCGCCGACCGCAACGTCGACTGA
- a CDS encoding sialic acid TRAP transporter substrate-binding protein SiaP translates to MTRLLSRRWWLALAAALALAPLPASAQNKVLLRVSTPAVADDWHGKMWTVFKEALEKSAPGEFDVQVNLNAALFKQGAEPAAMARGNLELAAISAFDIAKLVPEFSIFTSGYVIRDPAHLQKVFNGPIGDEMFKLVADKMDVTVLSPIYLGTRQVTLRDQRPVKTPADLKGVKLRMPASKEWLFLGEALGASATPLAFGEVYLGLKTGTIDGQDNPLPTVRAAKFYEVTKQIVLTQHLVDGIFIAVSNKAWKAMSPAQQQKVKAAAQAAARFNDENRLKEEGQLVDFFKQQGLTVTTPDVEAFRRTVQQAYAASEYGKSWPKGLLDRIGAVK, encoded by the coding sequence ATGACCCGACTGCTTTCCCGCCGCTGGTGGCTTGCGTTGGCCGCCGCGCTGGCGCTCGCGCCGTTGCCCGCATCGGCGCAGAACAAGGTGCTGCTGCGCGTGTCCACGCCGGCCGTGGCCGACGACTGGCACGGCAAGATGTGGACCGTGTTCAAGGAAGCGCTCGAGAAGAGCGCGCCCGGCGAGTTCGACGTGCAGGTCAACCTCAACGCGGCGCTGTTCAAGCAGGGTGCCGAGCCGGCAGCCATGGCGCGCGGCAACCTGGAGCTGGCGGCCATCTCGGCCTTCGACATCGCCAAGCTGGTGCCCGAGTTCTCCATCTTCACTTCCGGCTACGTGATCCGCGACCCGGCGCACCTGCAGAAGGTGTTCAACGGGCCGATCGGCGACGAGATGTTCAAGCTGGTGGCCGACAAGATGGACGTGACGGTGCTGTCGCCGATCTACCTCGGCACGCGACAGGTCACGCTGCGCGACCAGCGGCCGGTGAAGACGCCGGCCGACCTCAAGGGCGTGAAGCTGCGCATGCCGGCCAGCAAGGAGTGGCTGTTCCTGGGCGAGGCGCTGGGCGCGAGCGCCACGCCGCTGGCGTTCGGCGAGGTCTACCTCGGCCTGAAGACGGGCACCATCGACGGTCAGGACAATCCGCTGCCCACCGTGCGCGCGGCCAAGTTCTACGAGGTCACCAAGCAGATCGTGCTGACCCAGCACCTGGTCGACGGCATCTTCATCGCGGTCTCCAACAAGGCGTGGAAGGCGATGAGCCCGGCGCAGCAGCAGAAGGTCAAGGCCGCCGCGCAGGCGGCGGCGCGCTTCAACGACGAGAACCGCCTCAAGGAAGAGGGCCAGCTGGTCGACTTCTTCAAGCAGCAGGGGCTGACGGTCACCACGCCCGATGTCGAGGCCTTCCGCCGCACGGTGCAGCAGGCGTACGCGGCGTCGGAGTACGGCAAGTCCTGGCCCAAGGGGCTGCTCGACCGCATCGGCGCCGTCAAGTGA
- a CDS encoding TRAP transporter small permease has protein sequence MARWLRRGADAVGVALFATLFVVFLVQIVARFGFDRPLPWTDELAVILYVWVILWAAAFMVPDREHVVFDLAFHAAGPAMRRWMLGLGSLIVGALAGWALPACWDYVHFMAREGTPVLGVPFMWVFLPFVLLLVTLVVRAAWRCWALLRGHEGAGA, from the coding sequence ATGGCGCGCTGGCTGCGCAGGGGCGCCGACGCCGTCGGCGTGGCCCTGTTCGCGACGCTGTTCGTCGTCTTCCTGGTCCAGATCGTCGCGCGCTTCGGCTTCGACCGGCCGCTGCCCTGGACCGACGAGCTCGCGGTGATCCTGTACGTCTGGGTCATCCTGTGGGCGGCGGCGTTCATGGTGCCCGACCGCGAGCACGTGGTGTTCGACCTCGCGTTCCACGCGGCCGGTCCGGCCATGCGACGCTGGATGCTCGGCCTGGGCAGTCTCATCGTCGGCGCCCTGGCCGGCTGGGCGCTGCCGGCGTGCTGGGACTACGTGCACTTCATGGCGCGCGAAGGCACGCCGGTGCTCGGCGTGCCGTTCATGTGGGTGTTCCTGCCGTTCGTGCTGCTGCTCGTCACGCTGGTCGTGCGCGCCGCCTGGCGCTGCTGGGCCCTGCTGCGCGGGCACGAGGGGGCCGGGGCATGA
- a CDS encoding TRAP transporter large permease, with product MTAALATLLIVLVVCMALRTPVGFSMLAGGIAYLVAKRQDLGLVAEQVGNGLYNSYVLLAVPLFVLAANLMNAGTVSERLFDFCRIVVGRLRGGLAQVDILVSVIFSGMSGSAIADAAGPGLVTIRQMLKKPEYSPGFAGAVVVASATIGPIIPPSIPMVIYALVSGASVGALFLAGVVPGLLMAVMLMIAVQVIATRRQMPREAPIPLSRWPELIFRGALPLSLPVVLLAGIYSGVFTPTEAAAVAALHALLLAGVVYRALSWRTLFGVLLESTRSSAVITMIIAGAFMLNYAFTSEGVPQLLASWVDGRDLTPLQFMLLINVAFLVLGCFLDTSVMLLVFVPMLIPTAKALGIDLVYFGVVVVVNMMIGLVTPPFGMLLFVTNALAGIPIPAMLREGWPFLLMLLLVLLVITVFPQIVLWLPQSMGYGVK from the coding sequence ATGACGGCCGCATTGGCGACATTGCTCATCGTCCTGGTGGTCTGCATGGCGCTGCGCACGCCGGTCGGCTTTTCCATGCTCGCCGGCGGCATCGCCTACCTGGTCGCCAAGCGGCAGGACCTCGGGCTGGTGGCCGAGCAGGTCGGCAACGGCCTGTACAACAGCTACGTCCTGCTCGCGGTCCCGCTGTTCGTCCTGGCCGCCAACCTGATGAACGCCGGCACGGTCAGCGAGCGGCTGTTCGACTTCTGCCGCATCGTCGTCGGCCGGCTGCGCGGCGGGCTGGCGCAGGTCGACATCCTGGTCAGCGTCATCTTCTCCGGCATGAGCGGCAGCGCGATCGCCGACGCCGCGGGCCCCGGGCTGGTGACCATCCGGCAGATGCTCAAGAAGCCGGAGTACAGCCCGGGCTTCGCCGGGGCAGTGGTGGTGGCCAGCGCGACCATCGGCCCCATCATTCCGCCGTCCATCCCGATGGTGATCTACGCGCTGGTCTCGGGCGCATCCGTCGGGGCGCTCTTCCTCGCCGGCGTGGTGCCCGGCCTGCTGATGGCCGTGATGCTGATGATCGCGGTGCAGGTGATCGCCACCCGGCGGCAGATGCCGCGTGAAGCGCCGATCCCGCTCTCGCGCTGGCCCGAGCTGATCTTTCGCGGTGCGCTGCCGCTGTCGCTGCCGGTGGTGCTGCTGGCCGGCATCTACAGCGGCGTGTTCACGCCCACCGAGGCGGCGGCGGTTGCAGCCTTGCACGCGCTGCTGCTGGCCGGCGTGGTCTACCGCGCGCTGAGCTGGCGCACGTTGTTCGGCGTGCTGCTCGAGTCCACGCGCTCCAGCGCCGTGATCACGATGATCATCGCCGGCGCCTTCATGCTGAACTACGCGTTCACCTCGGAGGGTGTGCCGCAGCTGCTGGCGTCATGGGTGGACGGGCGCGACCTCACGCCGCTGCAGTTCATGCTGCTCATCAACGTGGCCTTCCTCGTGCTCGGCTGCTTTCTCGACACCTCGGTGATGCTTCTGGTGTTCGTGCCGATGCTGATCCCGACGGCGAAGGCACTGGGCATCGACCTCGTCTACTTCGGCGTCGTGGTGGTGGTCAACATGATGATCGGCCTGGTGACCCCGCCGTTCGGCATGCTGCTGTTCGTGACCAACGCGCTGGCCGGCATTCCCATCCCGGCCATGCTGCGCGAAGGCTGGCCCTTCCTCTTGATGCTGCTGCTCGTGCTGCTGGTCATCACGGTGTTTCCGCAGATCGTCCTTTGGCTGCCGCAGTCGATGGGCTATGGAGTGAAGTGA
- a CDS encoding ribokinase — MSVQVVCIASWNADLVSRVPRPIARGETLLARSFEISPGGKGSNAAVACVRQGARTAVVARIGRDEFGAMALELWEREGIVTSQVEQADGERSGVAQILVFDDGDNSIAVAPGAGAGLAGRHVEAAAALLAGSRVVMASCEVPLAATLAAFRVARAAGVLTLLNPAPAQPLPDELIALTDVLTPNQTEVLALAGVPEGTPVDEAARVLLGRGAGAVVVTLGAAGCSLWRLAEPCVELPGWAMRSVADTIGAGDTFTGALAAALARGEPLEQAMRCANAAAALSVTGQGAIGGMPSLPEVMALLARRGG, encoded by the coding sequence ATGAGCGTGCAGGTGGTGTGCATCGCGAGCTGGAACGCCGATCTGGTGTCGCGCGTGCCGCGCCCCATCGCCCGCGGCGAGACGTTGCTGGCACGCTCGTTCGAGATCAGCCCGGGCGGCAAGGGCTCGAATGCGGCGGTCGCCTGCGTGCGCCAGGGGGCTCGCACGGCGGTGGTGGCCCGCATCGGGCGCGACGAGTTCGGCGCAATGGCACTCGAGCTGTGGGAGCGCGAGGGCATCGTCACGTCGCAGGTGGAGCAGGCCGATGGCGAGCGCAGCGGCGTCGCGCAGATCCTGGTCTTCGACGACGGGGACAACAGCATCGCGGTGGCGCCGGGTGCGGGAGCAGGCCTGGCCGGCCGCCATGTCGAGGCAGCCGCGGCACTGCTCGCCGGCAGCCGGGTCGTGATGGCCTCGTGCGAGGTGCCGCTGGCCGCGACGCTGGCCGCGTTTCGCGTGGCGCGCGCCGCCGGGGTGCTCACCCTGCTCAATCCCGCGCCGGCGCAGCCGCTGCCCGACGAGCTGATCGCGCTGACCGACGTGCTGACGCCCAATCAGACCGAGGTGCTCGCGCTGGCGGGCGTGCCCGAGGGCACGCCGGTCGACGAAGCCGCGCGCGTGCTGCTCGGCCGCGGGGCCGGCGCGGTGGTCGTCACGCTGGGGGCCGCGGGATGCTCCCTGTGGCGCCTTGCCGAGCCGTGTGTCGAGCTGCCCGGCTGGGCGATGCGCAGCGTGGCGGACACCATAGGCGCCGGCGACACCTTCACCGGCGCCCTGGCAGCCGCGCTGGCGCGCGGCGAGCCGCTCGAGCAGGCGATGCGCTGCGCCAACGCCGCGGCCGCGCTGTCGGTCACGGGGCAGGGGGCGATCGGCGGCATGCCTTCGTTGCCGGAGGTGATGGCGCTGTTGGCGCGGCGGGGTGGGTGA
- a CDS encoding tripartite tricarboxylate transporter substrate binding protein: protein MRASSTRRAFAVAMALCGAHAAAFAQDASAYPSQPLRIVVPYPAGGATDTLARLIATKLQESWRQTVVVENKPGASGTIGNDLVAKAPRDGHTILLGITALVQVPSLMPKLPYDVLKDLQPLVQVASTNSVFLVPASSPAGTLKEFVASAKANPGKHSYGSYGIGTSSHIQGSLLNLQAGVDLIHVPYKGAAPLLQDLRGGQLSSAFIDMATARPHLDSMKALAVTGPQRNKALPNVPTFAELGYQSFEPVGWFGLFMPTGVEAPIAAKFIAEASRIVHLPDVVARIESLGMTPGELKGDEFARVVKSDAAVYARIIKDANIRLE, encoded by the coding sequence ATGAGAGCCTCATCCACCCGGCGCGCGTTCGCTGTCGCAATGGCGCTGTGTGGCGCCCACGCAGCGGCATTTGCGCAGGACGCCTCTGCGTATCCGAGCCAGCCGCTGCGCATCGTCGTGCCTTACCCGGCCGGCGGCGCCACCGACACGCTGGCGCGATTGATCGCCACCAAGCTGCAGGAATCGTGGCGGCAGACGGTGGTGGTCGAAAACAAGCCCGGCGCCTCCGGCACCATCGGCAACGACCTGGTGGCCAAGGCGCCGCGCGATGGGCACACCATCCTGCTGGGCATCACGGCGCTGGTGCAGGTGCCGTCGCTGATGCCTAAGCTGCCGTACGACGTGCTGAAGGACCTGCAGCCGCTGGTGCAGGTGGCCAGCACGAACTCGGTGTTCCTGGTGCCTGCTTCCTCGCCGGCCGGCACCTTGAAGGAGTTCGTCGCTTCCGCAAAGGCGAACCCTGGCAAGCACAGCTACGGCTCCTACGGCATCGGCACCTCGTCGCACATCCAGGGCTCGCTGCTGAACCTGCAGGCGGGCGTGGACCTGATCCACGTGCCGTACAAGGGCGCCGCGCCGCTGCTGCAGGACCTGCGCGGCGGGCAGCTCTCGTCGGCCTTCATCGACATGGCCACGGCAAGGCCGCACCTCGATTCGATGAAGGCGCTGGCGGTGACCGGCCCGCAGCGCAACAAGGCGTTGCCCAACGTGCCGACCTTCGCCGAGCTCGGCTACCAGTCCTTCGAGCCGGTGGGCTGGTTCGGCCTGTTCATGCCCACCGGCGTCGAGGCGCCCATCGCTGCCAAGTTCATCGCCGAGGCGAGCCGCATCGTGCACTTGCCGGACGTCGTGGCGCGCATCGAATCGCTGGGCATGACGCCCGGCGAGCTGAAGGGCGATGAGTTCGCACGCGTCGTCAAGTCGGATGCGGCGGTGTACGCGCGAATCATCAAGGACGCCAACATCCGGCTCGAATGA
- a CDS encoding thiolase domain-containing protein has product MTIKRKACIAGAWEHPLRKAPDKSTAQLHYECARGALADAGLDFKDVDGYFCAGDAPGFGMLSMVDYLGLRVRHVDSTETGGSSYLSHVSHAAHAIATGHCDVALVTLAGRPRAEASSGVAAAARPNVPEVPFEAPYAPVTLNAYALAAMRHMHEFGTTAEQLAWVKVAASHHARHNPHAMLREVVTVEDVLASPLVSDPLHKLDCCVVSDGGGALVVVRPEIARSLQRPLVSVLGAGEAVKGQAGGRVDLTYSGAAWSGPKAFEEAGVSPHDIRYASIYDSFTITVVMQLEDLGFCAKGEGGRFVADGNLIAGVGRLPVNTDGGGLCNNHPSNRGGITKVIEAVRQLRGEAHPLVQVPGCELALVNGIGGLLGTRHGSATLILGRD; this is encoded by the coding sequence ATGACGATCAAGCGCAAGGCCTGCATCGCGGGCGCCTGGGAACATCCGCTTCGCAAGGCGCCGGACAAGTCCACCGCCCAGCTGCACTACGAATGCGCCCGCGGCGCGCTGGCCGACGCAGGGCTCGACTTCAAGGACGTCGACGGCTACTTCTGCGCCGGCGACGCGCCCGGATTCGGCATGCTGAGCATGGTCGACTACCTGGGCCTGCGCGTGCGCCACGTCGACTCCACCGAGACCGGCGGCTCGTCCTACCTCTCCCACGTGTCGCATGCGGCGCACGCCATCGCGACCGGCCATTGCGATGTGGCGCTCGTCACGCTCGCCGGACGACCGCGCGCCGAGGCGTCCAGCGGGGTGGCCGCGGCGGCGCGGCCCAACGTGCCGGAGGTGCCGTTCGAGGCGCCGTATGCGCCGGTCACGCTGAATGCCTATGCGCTTGCGGCGATGCGCCACATGCACGAGTTCGGGACCACGGCGGAGCAGCTCGCCTGGGTGAAGGTCGCGGCCTCGCACCACGCCCGGCACAACCCGCACGCCATGCTGCGCGAGGTGGTCACTGTGGAGGACGTGCTGGCCTCGCCGCTGGTGTCCGACCCGCTGCACAAGCTGGACTGCTGCGTCGTCAGCGATGGCGGCGGCGCGCTGGTTGTCGTGCGGCCCGAGATCGCGCGCAGCCTGCAGCGTCCGCTCGTCAGCGTGCTGGGCGCCGGCGAGGCGGTGAAGGGGCAGGCCGGCGGGCGCGTGGACCTCACGTACTCCGGCGCGGCCTGGTCCGGGCCGAAGGCCTTCGAGGAGGCGGGCGTCTCGCCGCACGACATCCGCTATGCCTCCATCTACGACAGCTTCACCATCACGGTGGTGATGCAGCTCGAGGACCTGGGCTTCTGCGCCAAGGGCGAAGGCGGCCGCTTCGTTGCCGACGGCAACCTGATCGCCGGGGTCGGCCGCCTGCCCGTCAATACCGACGGCGGCGGCCTGTGCAACAACCATCCGAGCAACCGTGGCGGCATCACCAAGGTGATCGAAGCGGTGCGGCAGCTGCGCGGCGAAGCGCATCCGCTGGTGCAGGTGCCCGGCTGCGAGCTGGCGCTGGTCAACGGCATCGGCGGCCTGCTCGGCACGCGCCACGGCAGCGCCACCCTCATCCTCGGCCGGGACTGA
- a CDS encoding Zn-ribbon domain-containing OB-fold protein, giving the protein MTMIPERPLPAPIVDVFTAPFWQAASEGVLLIRRCKACGEAHWYPRPFCPHCASDDTQWVPASGRGTIYSFTVARKAGPVPYVLAYVTLDEGVTMLTNLVDGEVEALHIGQRVQVTFRAGEGGAAIAVFTPCTTP; this is encoded by the coding sequence ATGACCATGATTCCCGAACGTCCCCTGCCGGCACCCATCGTCGACGTCTTCACTGCGCCGTTCTGGCAGGCCGCCTCCGAAGGCGTGCTGCTGATCCGGCGCTGCAAGGCCTGCGGCGAAGCGCACTGGTACCCGCGGCCGTTCTGCCCGCATTGCGCGAGCGACGATACGCAGTGGGTGCCGGCGAGCGGACGCGGCACGATCTACAGCTTCACGGTCGCGCGCAAGGCCGGCCCGGTGCCGTACGTGCTGGCCTACGTGACCCTGGACGAAGGCGTGACCATGCTCACCAACCTGGTCGATGGCGAAGTCGAGGCGCTGCACATCGGGCAGCGCGTGCAGGTGACGTTTCGAGCCGGCGAAGGCGGCGCCGCGATTGCGGTGTTCACGCCGTGCACCACGCCATGA